A single region of the Microbulbifer sp. MKSA007 genome encodes:
- the rnc gene encoding ribonuclease III codes for MTDLLLERLCKRLGHDFDQAELLELALTHRSHGSRNNERLEFLGDSILGFTIGAALYEQFPNGREGQLSRLRAQLVSGETLAKLARELEIGDCLRLGEGEMKSGGFRRASILADAVEALIGAIYLDAGLEAARARVLEWFALRLQGLSLETVKDPKTRLQEWLQARKKPLPEYKVVDVSGAEHAQHFVVECRVSGLTQPVKGEASSRRNAEKTAAVEAYKLLTGQD; via the coding sequence GTGACTGATCTTTTATTGGAACGCCTTTGCAAGCGCCTCGGCCATGATTTTGATCAGGCCGAGCTGCTTGAGTTGGCTCTTACTCACCGATCCCATGGGAGTCGTAATAATGAGCGCCTGGAGTTTCTCGGCGACTCGATACTCGGGTTCACTATCGGCGCGGCACTTTACGAGCAGTTCCCCAACGGGCGCGAGGGGCAGTTGAGCCGCTTGAGGGCACAATTGGTTAGCGGTGAAACCCTGGCAAAACTTGCCCGGGAGTTGGAAATTGGCGATTGCCTGCGCCTCGGTGAAGGTGAAATGAAGAGTGGCGGCTTTCGTCGGGCATCGATTCTGGCCGATGCGGTAGAGGCTCTTATTGGGGCCATCTATCTGGATGCCGGTTTGGAGGCTGCGCGCGCCCGGGTACTTGAGTGGTTTGCATTGCGCTTGCAGGGCCTATCATTAGAGACTGTGAAGGATCCCAAAACCCGCTTGCAGGAGTGGCTGCAGGCGCGTAAAAAACCTCTGCCGGAATATAAAGTCGTAGATGTCTCTGGCGCTGAACACGCCCAGCATTTTGTAGTGGAGTGCCGTGTCAGTGGCCTTACACAGCCCGTAAAAGGCGAAGCCAGCAGTCGCCGTAATGCTGAAAAGACTGCGGCGGTGGAAGCTTATAAGCTCCTCACCGGGCAGGACTAA
- a CDS encoding DUF4845 domain-containing protein, which produces MGSKLNLSLQQQRGMSYWGWLLIIAMLGFALTCVSKMAPAYVDARYVNEGLKTLGQNPNLEDMTTGQIKKELSRFFLVNNVRGEPTKSVQVVRGAKGSVVSINYELRQPLIYNVDVVMKFNKQLDTAKPELCCDALIDLEQFRKRD; this is translated from the coding sequence ATGGGTAGTAAACTCAACCTTTCACTGCAGCAGCAGCGCGGTATGAGCTACTGGGGTTGGCTGCTGATTATCGCGATGTTGGGATTTGCTTTGACCTGTGTGTCCAAGATGGCACCGGCCTACGTAGATGCTCGTTACGTTAACGAAGGGCTAAAAACCCTCGGTCAAAACCCAAACCTGGAAGATATGACCACGGGTCAGATTAAAAAAGAGCTGAGCCGTTTTTTCCTGGTAAACAATGTGCGCGGAGAGCCTACTAAATCTGTGCAGGTAGTTCGCGGCGCAAAGGGATCTGTGGTGAGCATCAACTACGAACTGCGCCAGCCACTGATATACAACGTGGATGTTGTGATGAAGTTTAATAAACAGCTCGACACTGCGAAGCCGGAGCTTTGCTGTGATGCGCTGATCGATCTGGAGCAATTCCGCAAACGTGACTGA
- the lepB gene encoding signal peptidase I, whose product MDINLPLILLWLVVISGGIWLVDSLFFARQRKKNVGDQQEDPIVVEYAKSFFPILAIVFVLRSFIVEPFQIPSGSMIPTLEVGDFILVNKYAYGVRLPVSRTKVMDVGEPKRGDVMVFFPPHNNDTYYIKRVIGLPGDKIELKNNVLYVNGEMARQELIRAIPPSNPQTEVMWEDLDGYRHEMQKSVRPRQYSNFSGVVPEGHYFMMGDNRDNSLDSREWGFVPEKDIVGKAFAIWMHWDKLLSLPSFKRVGSIQ is encoded by the coding sequence ATGGATATAAATTTACCTCTGATTCTGCTGTGGTTGGTTGTGATTAGTGGCGGAATCTGGTTAGTTGACAGCCTGTTTTTCGCCCGTCAACGCAAGAAGAATGTCGGGGACCAGCAAGAAGATCCGATCGTTGTCGAGTACGCGAAGTCTTTCTTCCCGATTCTGGCGATCGTATTTGTTCTGCGCTCTTTTATTGTCGAGCCCTTCCAGATTCCTTCAGGTTCAATGATTCCAACATTGGAAGTCGGGGATTTTATTCTGGTCAACAAGTATGCCTATGGTGTGCGCTTGCCAGTGTCCCGAACCAAGGTAATGGATGTGGGTGAGCCCAAGCGCGGCGATGTCATGGTGTTCTTTCCGCCCCACAATAACGATACCTACTACATCAAGCGGGTGATTGGATTACCCGGTGACAAGATAGAACTGAAGAACAATGTGCTCTATGTCAACGGTGAGATGGCTCGCCAAGAACTGATCCGGGCTATCCCGCCGAGTAATCCGCAAACAGAAGTCATGTGGGAAGATCTCGATGGCTATCGCCATGAGATGCAGAAAAGTGTCCGTCCCCGGCAGTACAGTAACTTTAGTGGTGTAGTGCCGGAAGGGCATTATTTTATGATGGGCGATAACCGCGATAACAGCCTCGATAGCCGGGAGTGGGGCTTTGTCCCAGAGAAGGATATCGTCGGCAAAGCTTTCGCCATTTGGATGCACTGGGACAAGTTGCTCAGTTTGCCCAGCTTTAAGCGTGTAGGCTCAATCCAATAA